Proteins encoded within one genomic window of Brassica rapa cultivar Chiifu-401-42 chromosome A09, CAAS_Brap_v3.01, whole genome shotgun sequence:
- the LOC103843410 gene encoding UDP-D-apiose/UDP-D-xylose synthase 2, which produces MANGADRLDLDGRPIKPLTICMIGAGGFIGSHLCEKLMNETPHKVLALDVYNDKIKHLLEPDTSQWAERIQFHRINIKHDSRLEGLVKMADLTINLAAICTPADYNTRPLDTIYSNFIDALPVVKYCSENNKRLIHFSTCEVYGKTIGSFLPKDHPLRQVPDFYVLKEDTSPCIFGSIEKQRWSYACAKQLIERLVYAEGAENGLEFTIVRPFNWIGPRMDFIPGIDGPSEGVPRVLACFSNNLLRREPLKLVDGGESQRTFIYIKDAIEAVLLMIENPERANGHIFNVGNPNNEVTVRQLAEMMTQVYSKVSGETAIESPTVDVSSKEFYGEGYDDSDKRIPDMTIINRQLGWNPKTSLWDLLESTLTYQHRTYAEAVKKATSKPVAS; this is translated from the exons ATGGCGAACGGAGCCGATCGATTGGATCTGGACGGCAGGCCGATCAAGCCGCTGACGATATGCATGATCGGCGCCGGCGGCTTCATCGGCTCTCACCTCTGCGAGAAGCTCATGAACGAGACTCCGCACAAGGTCCTCGCGCTCGACGTGTACAACGACAAGATCAAGCACTTGCTCGAGCCGGATACTTCTCAGTGGGCCGAGAGGATCCAGTTCCATCGCATCAACATCAAGCATGATTCGAGACTCGAGGGACTCGTCAAGATGGCGGATCTG ACGATTAATTTGGCTGCGATCTGTACGCCAGCGGATTACAATACGCGTCCTCTTGACACTATCTACAGCAATTTCATCGATGCTCTCCCTGTG GTTAAGTACTGCTCTGAGAACAACAAGCGTTTGATTCACTTCTCCACTTGTGAAGTCTATGGCAAAACTATTGGATCCTTTCTTCCCAAGGATCATCCTCTCCGTCAG GTTCCTGATTTTTATGTACTTAAAGAAGATACATCCCCTTGCATATTTGGTTCTATTGAGAAGCAGAGGTGGTCATATGCTTGCGCCAAGCAGCTGATTGAGAGACTTGTCTACG CTGAGGGTGCTGAGAACGGACTTGAGTTCACTATTGTGAGACCGTTTAACTGGATTGGACCTAGGATGGATTTCATCCCTGGCATTGATGGTCCTAGCGAGGGTGTCCCTCGTGTCCTAGCATGTTTTAGCAAC AACCTTCTGAGGCGTGAGCCTCTCAAGCTTGTggatggtggagaatcacagagAACCTTCATCTACATCAAAGATGCTATTGAAGCTGTCCTTCTGATGATT GAAAACCCAGAGAGAGCCAATGGGCATATCTTCAATGTAGGCAACCCAAACAATGAAGTGACAGTAAGACAACTTGCTGAAATGATGACTCAG GTGTACTCAAAAGTGAGTGGAGAGACGGCTATTGAGAGTCCAACGGTAGACGTGAGCTCCAAAGAGTTTTATGGAGAAGGTTATGATGACAGCGACAAGAGAATCCCAGACATGACCATCATCAACCGTCAACTTG GATGGAACCCGAAGACTTCTCTCTGGGACTTGCTAGAGTCGACCTTAACTTACCAGCACAGGACCTATGCGGAAGCTGTTAAGAAGGCCACTTCAAAACCAGTCGCATCTTAG
- the LOC117128170 gene encoding uncharacterized protein At1g08160-like, which translates to MAPQNQQTRLTQPQPLPGRGLNPVLCIIVALVLLGLLVGLAILITYLTLRPKTLVYTVEAASVQDFAIAKDDHISAKFNYVIKSYNPEKHISVRYHSMRISTAHHNQSVAHKEISAFKQRPKNETRIETQLVSHNVALSKFNAKDLRAETTKGVIEMEVYITARVSYKTWIFRSRRRTLKGVCTPIMINVTANSLDGFQRVLCKTRL; encoded by the coding sequence ATGGCTCCTCAAAACCAACAGACTCGGCTaacgcaaccgcaaccgcttcCAGGTAGAGGTTTGAACCCCGTCCTATGCATCATCGTTGCCCTCGTCCTCTTAGGACTCCTTGTGGGTCTGGCTATATTGATCACATACCTCACCCTCAGGCCAAAGACACTCGTCTATACTGTAGAAGCCGCGTCGGTCCAAGATTTTGCCATAGCCAAGGATGATCACATTAGCGCCAAATTCAACTATGTGATCAAATCATACAACCCGGAGAAACATATCTCCGTGAGATACCACTCCATGCGCATCTCCACGGCTCACCATAACCAGTCCGTGGCTCACAAGGAGATCTCTGCCTTCAAGCAGCGTCCTAAGAACGAAACAAGAATTGAGACGCAGCTTGTGTCGCACAACGTGGCATTGTCTAAGTTTAATGCTAAGGACTTGAGGGCTGAAACGACTAAAGGGGTGATCGAAATGGAAGTGTATATAACTGCTAGAGTAAGCTACAAGACGTGGATTTTTCGGTCCAGGAGACGTACGTTGAAAGGTGTATGTACGCCGATAATGATCAACGTCACGGCGAACTCGTTGGATGGATTCCAGAGAGTTTTATGCAAAACTCGTCTTTAG